Proteins encoded within one genomic window of Besnoitia besnoiti strain Bb-Ger1 chromosome II, whole genome shotgun sequence:
- a CDS encoding SAG-related sequence (encoded by transcript BESB_033430), which produces MWRRAPNPERQMSGCACLVRVRRSFRAPLASAVPSRVFDLFCLVFFVASTVVSYSPATVSGFRSATDVATCREGSGPLLLSIRHPAATVQFRCSEGTELLQLSFRKKPCGNTACSRSAGAALQSEVSKDEHKIVTLHTGLSLPKKPTTAYYFCGRNNPAPGAKLRPFQEAQKTCTVQVSVWGQNRETVPEGHTCAEGKIIATVIGASRKTTFQCGANQILNPVLFENVFTEKRKSGDTVEEKEVPLPALVESATLVENGTAGGADVAYTLSVTTLPLFPQTFFYRCVPKPSRKRALPTTGERNCKVSIFVEHADPASGPLLNIAETAVLRGGNVCFVFIVVVVTAAIERLR; this is translated from the exons ATGTGGCGGAGAGCTCCGAACCCCGAGAGGCAGAtgagcggctgcgcctgtctcGTCCGAGTCAGGCGATCCTTTCGCGCTCCACTAGCTTCCGCGGTTCCCTCGCGTGTATTTGACCTATTTTGCCTGGTTTTTTTCGTCGCCTCCACTGTGGTTTCATATTCCCCCGCGACAGTGTCAGGGTTTCGCAGCGCAACAGATGTCGCTACTTGccgagaaggcagcggacCCCTGCTGCTGAGCATCAGGCACCCGGCAGCGACGGTTCAGTTCCGGTGTAGCGAAGGCACGGAACTGCTGCAACTATCGTTCAGAAAGAAGCCATGCGGGAATACGGCTTGCTCCAGGTCAGCTGGTGCTGCGCTGCAATCGGAGGTGTCTAAGGACGAGCACAAAATCGTGACTCTCCACACTGGGCTCTCCCTGCCGAAAAAGCCCACCACGGCGTACTACTTCTGCGGAAGAAACAATCCGGCCCCAGGCGCGAAACTACGACCTTTTcaagaggcgcagaaaacGTGCACAGTCCAAGTCTCCGTCTGGGGGCAAAACCGTGAGACCGTTCCGGAAGGTC ACACGTGTGCAGAAGGCAAGATCATCGCTACAGTCATTGGCGCGTCGCGAAAAACGACGTTCCAGTGCGGCGCGAACCAGATCCTGAATCCAGTCCTCTTCGAGAATGTTTTCACTGAAAAGAGGAAAAGTGGGGATACAgtggaggagaaggaggtgCCCCTGCCTGCTCTCGTCGAAAGCGCTACCCTTGTCGAGAACGGAACCGCGGGCGGGGCTGACGTTGCCTACACGCTCTCCGTCACCACGCTGCCTCTGTTTCCCCAGACCTTCTTCTACAGATGTGTCCCTAAGCCATCAAGAAAGAGAGCATTGCCGACCACAGGTGAAAGGAACTGCAAAGTCAGTATCTTTGTGGAGCATGCTGACCCTGCATCGGGGCCTCTGCTGAATATCGCGGAAACAGCTGTTCTGAGGGGCGGCAATGTCTGCTTCGTATTCATTGTTGTTGTGGTTACAGCTGCCATTGAGCGGCTTCGATGA
- a CDS encoding SAG-related sequence SRS49B (encoded by transcript BESB_033440) translates to MAPTSSCRGSRRGRRGGLGSRAFTFFSFLIALVQCSYMPVSFGQDTETSAEVAKCLQGTGHLSLRLKDAATTLKFKCDADSVLLPIEIKQQACGNTACTKPATFSSLEVQEVKNGRNSEVPYYTLKVKGPAPKDPATVYLFCGPQSGERGFSTLRELQDAKKTCIIQVSVWGTDRATVPADHKCTNGKPISAKITADSSTASFQCGEKQTLQPVLYENVLVDAKEKDASQTEKEVALQSLVESAVLNENGVAVSTGTRGGNNENTTDVAYILSVATLPAAPQTFFYKCVASKAEEKSRTQTQEAVKDCKVTISVTSSGERVGRISLVAFGFLAALSGAARL, encoded by the exons ATGGCGCCCACGTCGTCGTGTCGAGGCTCTCGCCGTGGCAGGCGGGGGGGACTCGGCTCCCGAGCGTTTacgtttttttctttccttATTGCGCTTGTGCAATGCAGCTACATGCCTGTCTCCTTTGGGCAAGATACTGAGACTTCGGCTGAAGTCGCCAAATGTCTACAAGGGACGGGACATCTGTCACTTCGTCTCAAAGATGCGGCCACAACTCTCAAGTTCAAGTGTGACGCCGACAGTGTTCTGCTGCCGATAGAAATCAAACAACAGGCCTGCGGAAACACTGCCTGCACTAAGCCAGCCACTTTTTCGTCGCTAGAGGTGCAAGAAGTAAAAAATGGCAGGAATTCAGAAGTGCCCTACTACACCCTCAAAGTCAAAGGTCCTGCCCCGAAGGACCCCGCCACTGTCTACTTGTTCTGCGGTCCGCAATCAGGGGAACGCGGCTTCAGCACTCTGAGGGAGCTGCAAGATGCAAAGAAAACCTGCATAATTCAAGTCTCTGTCTGGGGCACAGACCGTGCGACTGTCCCCGCAGACC ACAAGTGCACCAACGGCAAACCCATCTCGGCGAAGATCACCGCTGACTCGAGCACTGCGAGTTTCCAGTGCGGTGAGAAGCAGACCCTCCAGCCAGTGCTCTACGAAAATGTGTTAGTCGATGCGAAGGAAAAGGACGCATCGCAGACCGAGAAGGAAGTTGCCTTGCAGAGTCTCGTGGAGTCCGCCGTTCTCAACGAAAATGGCGTGGCTGTTTCCACCGGCACTCGCGGAGGAAACAACGAAAATACCACGGATGTCGCGTATATCCTCTCCGTTGCAACCCTGCCCGCTGCTCCCCAGACATTTTTCTACAAATGTGTGGCGTCcaaggcagaggagaagtCGAGGACACAGACTCAGGAAGCTGTGAAGGACTGCAAGGTCACCATCTCTGTGACGAGCAGCGGAGAAAGAGTTGGCCGGATCTCTTTGGTTGCCTTCGGTTTTCTGGCTGCCCTCTCGGGGGCTGCTAGACTGTAA